From one Marmota flaviventris isolate mMarFla1 chromosome 1, mMarFla1.hap1, whole genome shotgun sequence genomic stretch:
- the LOC139705049 gene encoding protein CFAP20DC-like has product MFKNEYQGGAFVEIFSAQGKNPGAKWKILGSPSVIWKEFDKEVKSFVFVLEGSSQTNKIQLPKENKQILGLIQRFLVLQIYIPLGQDFSTELL; this is encoded by the exons ATGTTCAAAAATGAGTACCAG ggAGGTGCATTTGTGGAAATCTTTAGTGCTCAGGGCAAAAATCCTGGTGCAAAATGGAAGATCCTTGGTAGTCCATCTGTGATTTGGAAA GAGTTTGATAAAGAAGTTAAAAGTTTTGTGTTTGTCCTGGAAGGCAGCagccaaacaaataaaattcagttaCCAAAGGAGAATAAGCAAATCC TTGGACTGATCCAGAGGTTTCTTGTACTTCAGATTTACATACCCCTGGGACAAGACTTCTCCACTGAATTGCTGTAA